TTCAGGTCGTCATACCCCTTCTTCCGGGCTTTCTGGGCTGTATCGTAGGTGCCGTGCTATTCGGGCCCGTCGGTGGTTTCTGGATCAATTACCTGGGTATCTCTGCAGGCTCCATCATTGCCTTCTTTATTGCAAGAAGATTTGGCTCACATGTGGTACAAGGTCTGATCGGAGAAGCAAACTATCACAAGTATTTGGATTGGACGCAAAAAAAATCCTTCCTGTCTATATTTGCACTGGCTATTCTTCTACCGCTTGCACCCGATGATATCCTTTGCTTTCTGGCCGGACTCACCCCGATGTCATCCAGAAAATACATCTTTATCATCCTAATCATGAAGCCCTGGTGTATCTTATTCTATAGTATCTTTTTCGCACGTTTTCTTTAACATACAGGTTCTATAAAAATTACCGAAGCTCCGGTAATTTTTTTTTGCGTTATTGCCTTTGCAGGAAACACATGATACACTGATATCAGGATTAAAAGTTCGTACGTTTCATGCCCGCATGTAAAAGCACCAACTACGCATCCTTAAAACAGCAGGAGGAGATTTTATGAACGATTACTACAACAGCAATCCGCAAAGCTATGATTATAACGGTCCTGACGTGCCTTATCATCCCCCGGGGGCTCCCGGTATGGCTACAGCTGCGTTAGTCTTAGGGATATGTTCCATCTTATTTTCACTTACCGGTCTCGGTCTTATTCTGGGGTCCATCGGAATTGTTCTGGCTCTGCTTTCCAGAGGAAAGGGACAAATGAATACCTCTGCAAAGTTCGGTCTCGGATTGTCCGCAGGCGGAGCAGTACTTGGCATCATTATCATGCTTGGGTCTCTGTTATTCATAACGCATTCTATCACTAAAACCGACTGGGATGATTTTTCGGACTATGTCTATGAATATGATGCCGGAGATCAGGATGGAATGGAAGACTTTTTCAGCGGTATCCTGTGATAAACTAAATTTAAAACTTGGAGTATAAATATATGGAACAGTCAAAACAATTAAAAATGGATGCCCGTGAGGCATTAATCGGCAATTATGGAACCTATATTGCCGCTTATCTGATATTTACATTGATCAATACCTGCGTTTACTTATTTTTATACTGGTTTCTGATGTTGGCAGCCTCCCGCTTTTCAGCCATTGCCGGTATTCTGGTTTCTTTTCTTTTCAGTATTCTGTTGAATCTGTTAAAGATAGGGTTAGAGAAATCAGCACTATCTATAAGCCGTCATCAATCCATCGGCATTGGAGATCTGTTTTTCGGGCTGACACATCATCCGGATCGTTTTCTGGTGATTGAGTTTATTAAAGGCATTGTATATGCCGTATTCACAATCATTCCTGCCTTCGTGTTTACAAACTATACATTCACAAAGCAGGGCACAGATATGCTTCTGCAAAGTTCGGATGTAACAGATATACTTTCTTTTGCTCTCCCCTATCTGGGTGGATTTCTGTTAATTACAGGAATCGGTACTCTGATTGCATCTTTGCTTCTTATGCCTCTTCGCCTGTCCACCTTTCTATTGATGGATGACTCGGGGCTTTCGGCTATGAATGCCTTAAAGAAAAGTGCTTCTATGATGAGAGGACATATGGGAAGTTACTTTTTTCTGAATTATCTGAGTTTTTTAGGGCTTCACCTCTTAAATTATGTGGGAAGTGGTCTGCCTATGCTCTGGATTTACCCATATAAGCAGGTAACACTTTCTAACTTTTACAACACACTACGCTCTGTATAATCCGAATCCCCGTATGGCGGTAACGTCTATCGTCATACGGGGATTCGAATATTGCGTTTCTATCTTGAAAAAAGATATCCCATCAGTTCATGTCCCTGATTCACCTTATTTCCACTGGTTTCAGCCTCTTTTTCGTTATAATGCCAGACATGCTCCTCTGGTGAACTGCTGTCATACAGCAGATACGGCACAGGATCTGACACATGGGTACGAAGGCGAACCGGAGTCGGATGATCCGGAAGTACCAGAAGGCGGTAATCCTCTCCAGACGCATCCATCTGCGCCCTGACAGGCGCAAGAATTCTGGTATCCATCCGGTGTATGGCCTCCACTTTCCTATCGGCACTACCCTGATGTCCCATCTCATCGGGTGCTTCCAGATGGATGTAAGCAAAATCATATCCATCTTTCAAAAGTGCATTCACTGCCGCCTGGGCTTTACCTTCATAATTTGTGTCAAGGCCTCCGTTGGCTCCTTCTACTTTAATATTGGTAATTCCTGTTCCCACGGCAATCCCTTTCAGTAAATCCACTGCCGATATCATGACACCCTTTTTATGGTACTTCTCCGAAAAAGAAGAAAGGGCAGGTCTGGTACCAGCACCCCAGAACCAGAAACTATTAGCAGGATTCAATCCTTCCGACTTCCGCTTTACATTGATAGGATGATCTTTCAAAATCTCATAACTGCGCTTCTGCATCTGAAGAAGTTTCTCATCCCCTGGCAGATAGTGCGTAATCGTCTGCCCCAGCACATCATGCGGCGGGGTTAGCGGAACTACCTGCCCCTTTGACCAGATCAGGCAATGGCGGTAACTGGTTCCTGTATAAAAGTGATAAACCTCGTCTTCAAGTTCTTCTGTCACGGCCTGCAAAAGGATCCTTGCATCTTCCGTGGAAATTTCCGAAGCACTGTGATCTATAATTGTCCTTTTCTCATAGGGCACATCCTCTTCCGAAAGAGTTACGATATTGCAGCGTAAAGCCACATCCTCAGCGCTCATATTTACCCCTATACTCAGTGCTTCCAATGGGGAGCGTCCTGTATAATACACCTTGGGGTCATATCCGATGACAGACAGATTCGCAGTATCTGACCCCGGAGCCATACCCTCAGGAATTGTCTGTACCATTCCGATTTCTGATATCTTCGCTAACGCATCCAACGCCTGAGTTTCAGCATATTCCAAAGGTGTCTTCCCATCCAGACTTTCAACTGGTTCATCGGCCATCCCGTCTCCCAGCATCACAATATATTTCACTTAAACTTCCTCCTGTACAAAAACGTTGGTTCAGCCATGCAGTCTGGCACGAATCATGCTGATAATTCCCTCAAGTTTTACTGACTTTTCTCTATACTCTGCTTCCGTCATCTCACCCGTTATAAAACCAAATTCTCCATCCATGCTTGGAATGGATATCGGATCAACTTCTCCAAATGCATGCTCCACAGCAGGCAAAACACTGGATGCATTCCCCCGGATACGTACAAAGAAACGGCTGGAGACTTCATCCAAAGGCAGCAGCTCCAGTTTTTCGGGATTCCATCCTTCGCCCATCACGGTCTTGTTCAGATTTTTTGCCGCCTCAACTACATCTGCGACCACAGCACTTGCAGTGGGCAGTTTACCTGCTCCTCTTCCGTAAAACATGGCATCACCAAGCATGTTGCCATGGATGGAAATCGCATTGAAAACTCCATTGACACTATACAGTGAATTGGCTGAGTCAATCATAACCGGGCTGACCATGGCATAGGTTCCTTTTTCCGTACGACGGCTGATCGCCAGCAGTTTTATACTGACTCCAATTGTCTGGGCATATTTAATATCAGCTGCCGTTATCCTGGTAATTCCCTCTGTATAGATGTCCTTATAGTCTACATAATTCCCAAACGCCAGAGATGACAGAATTGCAATCTTACGGCAGGCATCGTATCCTTCCACATCCGCTTCGGGATTTCGCTCTGCATACCCTTTATCCTGGGCCTTTTTCAGAACCTCCTCAAACCCAGAACCATCGCTTGCCATTTTGCTTAAAATATAGTTTGTAGTTCCATTTAGGATACCGGAAACCTCATCAATTTTATCCGCAGTCAGGGATTGATATAAAGGACGAATAATCGGGATTCCTCCTCCACAGCTGGCCTCAAATAAAAAGTTTACATGATGCTCCCTGGCAGTCTGCAGCAAATCTGTTCCATGCTGCGCCACCAGTTCTTTGTTGGATGTACATACACTCTTTCCATTTTCCAGGCATCTCTTTACAAAGTTAAAAGACGGATTCAGCCCTCCCATCACCTCTACTACAACATTCACTTCCGGATCATTCACAATGGTTTCAAAGTCATGTACCAGGACCTTTTCCACCGGATCTCCTGGAAACTCTCTCAAATCCAAAACATACTTAAGCTCTATGTCCTGGCCCACGCTCTTGTTAAGTACTTCCTGATTCTGACGAAACACTTCCACAACTCCGGATCCTACGGTCCCATAACCTAAAACTGCTACTTTTATCATGCGCTTCTCACTCCCTGCCTAATATTTTAAAATAATGAACGCCATCCTTTTTCTCAATGCTGCCCATCATGGCGGCAGCATCTCCTACCTCCGGTGCTATATCCACACTTATAGTAAGTGTAGCCACTCCATTAAGCGGTATGGACTGATGTATGGTCAAAACATTGCCGTGGTATCTGGCAATGGTTTTCAAAACCCCCGACAACAGCCCCGGTTCATCGTCCATCTGCAGTATAAATGTAATTGTCTTCCCCTTCGCATTGTCATGAAAAGGAAAAATATCATCTTTATACTTATAAAAGGAGCTTCGGCTGATCCCCACTCTTTCTGTGGCTTCCTGTACCGTAAGCTCTTTCTTTTCCATCAGGCTCTTGGCTTGTAATACCTTCAGCAGAACTTCTGGAATTGCCTTTTCTTTTACCACGTAATACTTGACTGTATCTTTCATGCTACCTCCTCTCCATCTGTTCGCCAACGGAAAACATTTGTACTCACTGTAAAGATACTAACATATTTTGTTTGATTCTGCAATTAAAATTTGGAAAGAAAAATAAAAGGACAGTTCTGCATCGGGAATCAGATTTCCCTTACAGAACTGTCCTCTCTTCATTTTCTGTAAATCAGCAGCAGATAAGCCGCCCTTTACTTATGGTATAACACAAAAGCTTCATAGGGTTTTAATTCCAGGGTCCCCTCATAACACTTTCTTTCGTAATTTGCAATCAAACATTCTGCTTTTGAAAATTCAGAGGGAATCTGGATATTGCACCTGCTCTGATTATAATTGCAGACTACAAAAATCCGCTGATCATCCAGTGTTCTTGTATATGCAAAGATATTCTCATCATCCGCCAGCTGCAATTCGTACTTTCCATATACGATAACCGGATATTCTTTACGAAGCTTTATCAGTTTCTGATAATAGTAAAACACAGAATCTGGATTTTCCAATTCAGCTTTTGCATTAATATCCGTATAATTGGGATTCACCTGAATCCATGGATTTCCCTGGGTAAACCCTGCGTTTTTTGTATCATCCCACTGAACAGGGGTTCTTGCATTATCACGGCTCTTATTCAGGAGGCAAGGCCAGAAATCCTCATGCTCCACTTTCCCGGATTCCACCCAGTCTTCATATGCATGAATACTTTCAATATCGCGAAAATCCGCTTTGGACTGGAAAGGATAATTGGTCATACCCAACTCTTCCCCTTGATAGATATAAGGTGTACCCTGCATCATATGAAGCAAAGTACCCAGCATCTTGGCTGATACCTCTCTGTATTCGGCTCTGTCATCGCCAAAGCGTGACACTGCCCTTGGCTGGTCATGATTATCCCAGTATAAGCTGTTCCATGCATTTCCGTACAGCTCAGTCTGCCATTTTGAAAGGTTTTCTTTTAAAAATGAAAGCGGTATCCTCTGATCCGACCACTTTCCATATTTACCATCTGATTCAACATGTTCAAACTGGAATACCATGTTGAGTTCATGGCCGTCCTCCCCGGAATAACGTTTCGCCTCTTCAACTGTCACTCCGGCGGTCTCTCCCACCGTCATTAAATCATATTTGGAAAGAACCTTCTGGTTCATCTCCTTCAAATAGTCATGGACATGCGGACCGTGGATACTGTACGGGCCGAAATCTCCATACCCCTGATCCCCGACCGGTCCATCCGGCATCTCCGGCGTCTTGGAAATCATGCTGATAACATCCATCCTAAAACCGTCAATTCCCTTGTCACACCACCAGGTCATCATATCAAAAACTTCCTTGCGAACCTGCGCATTTTCCCAATTCAAATCCGGCTGTTTTTTCGAAAACAGATGGAGGTAGTACATATTCGTGGCTTCATCGTATTCCCAGGCTGAGCCTCCAAAACAGGCACCCCAGTTATTCGGAGCGCTGCCATCCTCTTTAGGGTTTTTCCAGATATAATAATCTCTGTATGGATTTTCTCTGCTTTTACGGCTCTCCACAAACCAGCGGTGTTCATCGGATGTATGGTTGACCACTAAATCCATGACAATCCGGATTCCCCGTCTGTGTGCCTCACGCAGCATCTCATCAAAGTCATCCATCGTTCCAAATTCATCCATAATATCCTGATAATCACTGATATCATATCCATTGTCATCGTTTGGCGATTTGTAAACCGGCGACAGCCAGACAACATCTACACCCAGAGTCTGGAGATAGTCCAGGCGGCTGGTTATCCCTTTCAGATCACCGATTCCGTCCCCATTACCATCCATAAAGCTCCTTGGATAAATCTGATATACAACTGCTTCCTTCCACCATGCTTTGTTCATTGGGAGTCTCTCCTTTCATCAACCGTAACTTTTTTAATTCATTATTTTTTCAGGGCTATCCACTTCAGGTATGCATTGATAAATGAATCAATATCTCCATCTAATACAGCATCTACCTGACCTTTCTCTTCACTGGTCCGGTGATCCTTGACCATTGTATAGGGCTGCATAACGTAGGATCGAATCTGATTGCCCCAGCCTATATCTGTAACCTCACCCCTGATACCCGAAAGTTTTTCTTCCTGCTCCTGCTGTCTCAGCAAGTACAGCTTTGCTTTCAGCATCTGCATCGCCTTATCCTTGTTCATATGCTGAGACCGCTCATTTTGACAGCTTACCACAATTCCTGTTGGATAATGGGTAATGCGGATTGCAGACGAGGTCTTGTTAATGTGCTGTCCGCCGGCACCGCTGGAACGGAAGGTATCAATACGAATTTCTTCATCTTTAATCTCGAGATCGATATCTTCTTCAATGTCCGGCATCACATCACAGGATACGAAAGAAGTCTGCCTCTTTCCATTGGCATTAAAGGGTGAAATTCTGACCAGGCGATGGACACCTTTTTCGGATTTCAGATACCCATAGGCATTTTCTCCATTTACCTGGAAAGTTACGGATTTGATTCCCGCCTCTTCACCTTCCAGAAAATCCAGTTCCTCTACGGAAAATCCCTTCTGCTCCGCCCACCGGGTATACATACGGTAAAGCATGGAACACCAGTCCATGGCTTCAGTTCCGCCAGCACCTGCATTTAACTTGAGGATGGCATTGGTTTTATCATATTCACCGGACAATAAGGTCTTGATACGGATTTTGTCAAAATCCTGCTTAAAGGTTTCCAGCATTTCTTCAATCTCCGGAATGACAGAAGCATCATTCTCCTCATAGCCCATCTCAATTAAGGTTTCCATATCTTCTTTAGCTGTGACCAGCTTTTTATAAGTGTCCCTGTCTTCTTTCAGACTTCCCAGCTCTTTCATCATCTCCTGAGCCTTTTCCGGTACATCCCAGAAGTCAGGTTCTTCCATCTTTCTTTCTAATTCTTCAATCCTCTGCTCTTTATTAGCGAGGTCAAAGTGAATCCCTCACTTCCACTAATGGTCCTTCGTAGACATTCAGCTCTGTCTTGAACTGATCTAATTCAACCACTGTTTCACCTGCTTTCTGTTCTTATTTATGAAATATCTATTCATATCCTCTTTATTATACACCACAAATGAGCGTGTTACAACACAGAACATAGCTGAAAAAGGAGCTGTAACCAGCTCCTTTTTCATGTGGTATAAATCAGTATCCATCAAGCACCTTTTCTTCCGCAGCACTGCTTGTACTTCTTACCACTGCCACACGGACAGGGATCATTCGGATAGATCTTCTTTTCAGAACGCTGATAACCCTTTTTCGTTACAGACTCGTCTTTATTCGTTCCGGTTACCTTAGCAACCTGTTCCCTCTCGACCTTCTGCTCCACGCGTATATGGTAAAGCAGCCTTAAGGTATCCTGCTGTATCGAGTTAATCATATCGTTGAACATCTCATAAGCAGTCATCTTATATTCAACTTTTGGATCGCGCTGCCCATAAGCCTGCAGTCCAATTCCCTGACGAAGCTGATCCATATCATCGATATGATCCATCCATTTCTGGTCAATGACTTTCAGAAGAATAACGCGCTCCAGTTCACGAATCTGTTCTTCCTGTGGAAATTCGGTCTCCTTCTCTTCGTAAATTTTGACCGCTTTCTCCTTAAGTGATTGTTTCAGCTCATCCTTTTTCATCTTTTCAACATCTTCTGCAGTCAGAGGTTTCAAGGGAATAATAGGATCCAGGATTGTATTCAACTCATTCAAGTCCCAGCTGGCCTGGTTTGTATTCTCTCCGATACACATGTCCACCGTATTGTCAATGGTATCATATACCATCTTAAATATGGAATCACGCATATTTTCTCCATCCAGAACACGGCGTCTCTCTTTGTAGATGATTTCTCTCTGTTCATTGTTAACCTGATCATAATCCAGCAGATTTTTACGAATTCCGTAGTTGTTCGCCTCTATCTTCTTTTGTGCTTTTTCAATTGCAGAAGACA
The window above is part of the Novisyntrophococcus fermenticellae genome. Proteins encoded here:
- a CDS encoding TVP38/TMEM64 family protein, producing MSATAINIKRVAKAAGLAFCILILIFLIKSYFDGYFHSVSTFKGYIQGFGFFAPAVLFTVQLFQVVIPLLPGFLGCIVGAVLFGPVGGFWINYLGISAGSIIAFFIARRFGSHVVQGLIGEANYHKYLDWTQKKSFLSIFALAILLPLAPDDILCFLAGLTPMSSRKYIFIILIMKPWCILFYSIFFARFL
- a CDS encoding homoserine dehydrogenase → MIKVAVLGYGTVGSGVVEVFRQNQEVLNKSVGQDIELKYVLDLREFPGDPVEKVLVHDFETIVNDPEVNVVVEVMGGLNPSFNFVKRCLENGKSVCTSNKELVAQHGTDLLQTAREHHVNFLFEASCGGGIPIIRPLYQSLTADKIDEVSGILNGTTNYILSKMASDGSGFEEVLKKAQDKGYAERNPEADVEGYDACRKIAILSSLAFGNYVDYKDIYTEGITRITAADIKYAQTIGVSIKLLAISRRTEKGTYAMVSPVMIDSANSLYSVNGVFNAISIHGNMLGDAMFYGRGAGKLPTASAVVADVVEAAKNLNKTVMGEGWNPEKLELLPLDEVSSRFFVRIRGNASSVLPAVEHAFGEVDPISIPSMDGEFGFITGEMTEAEYREKSVKLEGIISMIRARLHG
- the prfB gene encoding peptide chain release factor 2 (programmed frameshift): MVELDQFKTELNVYEGPLVEVRDSLDLANKEQRIEELERKMEEPDFWDVPEKAQEMMKELGSLKEDRDTYKKLVTAKEDMETLIEMGYEENDASVIPEIEEMLETFKQDFDKIRIKTLLSGEYDKTNAILKLNAGAGGTEAMDWCSMLYRMYTRWAEQKGFSVEELDFLEGEEAGIKSVTFQVNGENAYGYLKSEKGVHRLVRISPFNANGKRQTSFVSCDVMPDIEEDIDLEIKDEEIRIDTFRSSGAGGQHINKTSSAIRITHYPTGIVVSCQNERSQHMNKDKAMQMLKAKLYLLRQQEQEEKLSGIRGEVTDIGWGNQIRSYVMQPYTMVKDHRTSEEKGQVDAVLDGDIDSFINAYLKWIALKK
- a CDS encoding glycoside hydrolase family 13 protein, which produces MNKAWWKEAVVYQIYPRSFMDGNGDGIGDLKGITSRLDYLQTLGVDVVWLSPVYKSPNDDNGYDISDYQDIMDEFGTMDDFDEMLREAHRRGIRIVMDLVVNHTSDEHRWFVESRKSRENPYRDYYIWKNPKEDGSAPNNWGACFGGSAWEYDEATNMYYLHLFSKKQPDLNWENAQVRKEVFDMMTWWCDKGIDGFRMDVISMISKTPEMPDGPVGDQGYGDFGPYSIHGPHVHDYLKEMNQKVLSKYDLMTVGETAGVTVEEAKRYSGEDGHELNMVFQFEHVESDGKYGKWSDQRIPLSFLKENLSKWQTELYGNAWNSLYWDNHDQPRAVSRFGDDRAEYREVSAKMLGTLLHMMQGTPYIYQGEELGMTNYPFQSKADFRDIESIHAYEDWVESGKVEHEDFWPCLLNKSRDNARTPVQWDDTKNAGFTQGNPWIQVNPNYTDINAKAELENPDSVFYYYQKLIKLRKEYPVIVYGKYELQLADDENIFAYTRTLDDQRIFVVCNYNQSRCNIQIPSEFSKAECLIANYERKCYEGTLELKPYEAFVLYHK
- a CDS encoding DUF4190 domain-containing protein, which codes for MNDYYNSNPQSYDYNGPDVPYHPPGAPGMATAALVLGICSILFSLTGLGLILGSIGIVLALLSRGKGQMNTSAKFGLGLSAGGAVLGIIIMLGSLLFITHSITKTDWDDFSDYVYEYDAGDQDGMEDFFSGIL
- a CDS encoding cofactor-independent phosphoglycerate mutase gives rise to the protein MKYIVMLGDGMADEPVESLDGKTPLEYAETQALDALAKISEIGMVQTIPEGMAPGSDTANLSVIGYDPKVYYTGRSPLEALSIGVNMSAEDVALRCNIVTLSEEDVPYEKRTIIDHSASEISTEDARILLQAVTEELEDEVYHFYTGTSYRHCLIWSKGQVVPLTPPHDVLGQTITHYLPGDEKLLQMQKRSYEILKDHPINVKRKSEGLNPANSFWFWGAGTRPALSSFSEKYHKKGVMISAVDLLKGIAVGTGITNIKVEGANGGLDTNYEGKAQAAVNALLKDGYDFAYIHLEAPDEMGHQGSADRKVEAIHRMDTRILAPVRAQMDASGEDYRLLVLPDHPTPVRLRTHVSDPVPYLLYDSSSPEEHVWHYNEKEAETSGNKVNQGHELMGYLFSR
- a CDS encoding DUF975 family protein codes for the protein MEQSKQLKMDAREALIGNYGTYIAAYLIFTLINTCVYLFLYWFLMLAASRFSAIAGILVSFLFSILLNLLKIGLEKSALSISRHQSIGIGDLFFGLTHHPDRFLVIEFIKGIVYAVFTIIPAFVFTNYTFTKQGTDMLLQSSDVTDILSFALPYLGGFLLITGIGTLIASLLLMPLRLSTFLLMDDSGLSAMNALKKSASMMRGHMGSYFFLNYLSFLGLHLLNYVGSGLPMLWIYPYKQVTLSNFYNTLRSV
- a CDS encoding ACT domain-containing protein; its protein translation is MKDTVKYYVVKEKAIPEVLLKVLQAKSLMEKKELTVQEATERVGISRSSFYKYKDDIFPFHDNAKGKTITFILQMDDEPGLLSGVLKTIARYHGNVLTIHQSIPLNGVATLTISVDIAPEVGDAAAMMGSIEKKDGVHYFKILGRE